A single Neoarius graeffei isolate fNeoGra1 chromosome 23, fNeoGra1.pri, whole genome shotgun sequence DNA region contains:
- the dusp28 gene encoding dual specificity phosphatase 28 isoform X2: MLQLCQVTDSLFISNARSACSTELIQKEAVTLCINVSRQQPCPSARISSTLRVPVYDDPNEDLHAHFDRCADVILGEAARGGRTVVYCKNGRSRSATICIAFLMKHQNLPLTQAYEVVKSARSVVEPNPGFWAQLEQYEQELKSRRSASSSLSISPS; encoded by the exons ATGCTGCAGCTGTGTCAGGTCACAGACTCGCTGTTCATCAGCAATGCTCGCTCAGCCTGCAGTACCGAACTCATCCAGAAGGAGGCAGTAACTCTCTGCATCAACGTGTCCAGGCAGCAGCCCTGTCCTTCAGCCCGGATCAGCAGCACTCTGCGCGTGCCCGTGTACGACGATCCCAACGAGGACCTGCACGCGCACTTTGACCGCTGTGCTGACGTCATACTCGGTGAAGCAGCGCGCGGCGGCCGCACCGTCGTCTACTGTAAAAATGGCCGCAGTCGCTCGGCTACAATTTGCATCGCCTTCCTCATGAAGCACCAGAACTTACCGCTAACCCAGGCCTACGAG gtggtgaaaagtgcccgATCAGTGGTGGAGCCAAACCCGGGCTTTTGGGCTCAGCTGGAGCAATACGAGCAGGAGCTGAAGAGCAGGAGGTCAGCAAGCAGCAGTTTGAGCATCTCTCCatcttaa
- the dusp28 gene encoding dual specificity phosphatase 28 isoform X1, protein MLQLCQVTDSLFISNARSACSTELIQKEAVTLCINVSRQQPCPSARISSTLRVPVYDDPNEDLHAHFDRCADVILGEAARGGRTVVYCKNGRSRSATICIAFLMKHQNLPLTQAYEPVATVARKNSLRRHEEETSRGTRLKREPILIWATTDSLTIILTVLTGITLNCPHGAVLHRSGAIKLRPDTGHQDGSSRSEGQKRPASQSQDQHVVKSARSVVEPNPGFWAQLEQYEQELKSRRSASSSLSISPS, encoded by the exons ATGCTGCAGCTGTGTCAGGTCACAGACTCGCTGTTCATCAGCAATGCTCGCTCAGCCTGCAGTACCGAACTCATCCAGAAGGAGGCAGTAACTCTCTGCATCAACGTGTCCAGGCAGCAGCCCTGTCCTTCAGCCCGGATCAGCAGCACTCTGCGCGTGCCCGTGTACGACGATCCCAACGAGGACCTGCACGCGCACTTTGACCGCTGTGCTGACGTCATACTCGGTGAAGCAGCGCGCGGCGGCCGCACCGTCGTCTACTGTAAAAATGGCCGCAGTCGCTCGGCTACAATTTGCATCGCCTTCCTCATGAAGCACCAGAACTTACCGCTAACCCAGGCCTACGAG cctgtggcgacggtggcaaggaaaaactccctcagacgacatgaggaagaaacctcgagaggaaccagactcaaaagggaacccatcctcatttgggcaacaacagacagcctgactataatattaacagttttaacaggtataaccctcaactgtcctcatggggccgtccttcacaggagcggtgcgataaaactccgaccagacacagggcaccaggatggatcaagcaggtccgaggggcagaagaggccagcatctcaatcccaggatcaacat gtggtgaaaagtgcccgATCAGTGGTGGAGCCAAACCCGGGCTTTTGGGCTCAGCTGGAGCAATACGAGCAGGAGCTGAAGAGCAGGAGGTCAGCAAGCAGCAGTTTGAGCATCTCTCCatcttaa